A genome region from Sphingobium sp. WTD-1 includes the following:
- a CDS encoding RsmB/NOP family class I SAM-dependent RNA methyltransferase, whose product MTPSARIQAAIDLLDAIIAAARDGGPAADTLIARYFKERRYAGSRDRRAVRDHVYDAIRRVADRPETGRAAMIGLVEAQPELAALFDGSAHAPLPIEPGEAGAAAGAVPGWLQPLLAAPVEQDALLGRAPVDLRVNRLKATPAQVAPELPDAKPIAGMADALRLPEGYPVEQSEAWKRGAVEVQDAGSQLISAACGAQAGQTVIDLCAGAGGKTLALAAAMGGKGRLIAADTIRNRIDRLAPRAERAGVTCIERLLLDQGHEARALAPLTGQADIVLVDAPCSGTGTWRRNPEARWRLTQARLDRLVSEQARILDFAAPLLAPGGLLVYATCALTDREGRDQVDAFLARQAGWSAEPIEADMGRAHGHGLLLTPGHDGTDGFYFARLRRTA is encoded by the coding sequence ATGACTCCATCCGCCCGTATCCAAGCCGCGATCGACCTGCTGGACGCGATCATTGCCGCCGCCCGTGATGGCGGGCCGGCGGCGGACACGCTGATCGCGCGCTATTTCAAGGAACGGCGCTATGCCGGGTCGCGCGATCGCCGCGCGGTGCGCGACCATGTCTATGATGCGATCCGCCGCGTTGCCGATCGGCCCGAAACCGGCCGCGCGGCGATGATCGGCCTGGTTGAGGCGCAGCCGGAACTGGCCGCGCTGTTCGACGGATCGGCCCACGCACCGCTGCCGATCGAGCCGGGCGAAGCAGGCGCGGCGGCTGGCGCGGTGCCGGGCTGGTTGCAACCCTTGCTGGCCGCACCGGTGGAGCAGGATGCGTTGCTGGGCCGCGCGCCGGTGGACCTGCGTGTCAATCGACTGAAGGCGACGCCCGCACAAGTGGCGCCCGAATTGCCGGACGCGAAGCCGATCGCCGGCATGGCTGACGCGCTGCGCCTGCCCGAAGGCTATCCGGTCGAGCAGAGCGAGGCGTGGAAGCGCGGCGCGGTCGAGGTGCAGGATGCCGGTAGCCAGCTGATTTCCGCGGCATGCGGGGCGCAGGCCGGGCAGACGGTGATCGACCTGTGCGCAGGGGCGGGCGGCAAGACGCTGGCGCTGGCTGCGGCGATGGGCGGCAAGGGCCGGCTGATCGCCGCCGACACGATCCGCAACCGGATCGACCGGCTGGCGCCGCGTGCCGAACGGGCCGGCGTGACCTGTATCGAGAGGCTGTTGCTGGACCAGGGGCATGAGGCGCGCGCGCTGGCGCCGCTGACTGGGCAGGCGGACATCGTGCTGGTCGACGCGCCCTGTTCGGGCACCGGCACCTGGCGTCGCAATCCCGAAGCGCGCTGGCGCCTGACCCAGGCGCGGCTCGACCGGCTGGTGTCGGAACAGGCCCGGATCCTGGATTTCGCCGCGCCCTTGCTGGCGCCCGGCGGTCTGCTGGTCTATGCTACCTGCGCATTGACCGACAGAGAGGGGCGGGATCAGGTGGATGCGTTTCTGGCGCGTCAGGCCGGCTGGAGTGCCGAGCCGATCGAAGCGGATATGGGCCGCGCCCATGGCCATGGGCTGCTGCTGACGCCCGGCCATGACGGCACCGATGGCTTCTACTTCGCCCGGCTGCGGAGGACCGCCTGA